Proteins from one Ricinus communis isolate WT05 ecotype wild-type chromosome 9, ASM1957865v1, whole genome shotgun sequence genomic window:
- the LOC8280155 gene encoding protein TIME FOR COFFEE isoform X2 — translation MERNREARRVSMAAANGLAPRRRHRSGSLRDSPEDDGPVELQETARLRDRGTGKKDRDRDRERDRDRDRERERDRDRMMSSRGKRRRGDRLIHGSNREDGGNDDSSEESVNDDEEDDDDDDGGVGVGVSSAMRTLPPNPSSLSSSSSLSLSNHHHHRKSFPPPAKVFRPSQQPVTTTTATTTPWKAPDEMIGVSVPRKARSASTKRSHEWASSCGVGGGGEQIHRQASTSPVRSSGPAMLASASASPAPVSPPSSCNASVKKKMKPNGPKQRPPKSSPKFTTTSTSNQEEIEIEIAEVLYGLMRQPQGPSKQEANNDLMKFDSRDLSNSNSNNNKATGDAKSRVSSPISNAPATIPQTSSIPPPTNSSSSATPMSAIAPKRKRPRPVKYEEENPSVYPVRNNPISSTIKGDTDQPAKVETCSPNLEKTSGSAVENGVVQHDVMANPASVSVSTEQQPGLVKSENNMLSDSKTLMQESESIRDLVLSKEEPRSPKKESPPAIANLRLDDDREKGTIAKANSTVSEIETQREDNFQIDLMAPPPSRSSPERDSEIDFVTPDPKPVVTDVEMERKPTVKDDDKAVKIAKDVNVAEPEEKKAKGTSEEIESQKPVANHNKERNIDLQLDLEKSDRDSGAVTGSGNKVHQHVNKQLQQQPSAEKPAQSNSLPMPMSMASWPGGLPHMGYMAPLQGVVSMDASTVPSAAIQPPHLLFSQPRPKRCATHCYIARNIHYHQQFTRMNPFWPAAAGSALQFGAKPCNVNVVPSTDLHAGRAVNSAQDKGPGLAIFSGHSVKEKSSQAANIVDAAQRKQILLQQPLPPGAPSNILHGPAFIFPLNQQQAAAAAAASVRPGNVKSPPVPGSAASSNTSNSASLSASTTAVAGATAMSFNYPNMPGSETQYLAILQNSAYPIPIPAHVGATPTYRGAPPQAMPFFNGSFYSSQMIHPQQLQQQQPPTPLSQQGQQSHQNPSISSGSSSSQKHLQNQQQRSHGSGINGGGGNLQGFPTSKNQPSQTLQLQPRQQMQNQNVPHQARQIESELGEDSPSTADSRISRANMSIYGQNFAMPIHPQNFALMTPPTMGGAATASGNPGEKKQQQSQSQGSKVGVEPSQAFAMSFAPINGATAAPGLDISSIAQNHAILQSLPEAARQGYHFMAAAVAQAAQQKKNHRVSEEGKTGGNDGLHAEDDRKTMSGVKVHATAGQSIAFSRPDLTETSVLTMPSNTVIDSSVRPLNLVSTPGRASGSVMSASISTVNASSVQQQVQRNQQQQHQQQMIQLQKQHQYAAAAAASARSKTPATSNGSVYPEHIPSSSSMAAKFPNALSGFPSNLVQSSSSPAQSPQWKNSVRTNTSQAPSSSLSSTSTSLKNLSQQQGRTQQGHTQISFAANPKPSATTQGQPTPSSNQSTSPPVVVGSPTTSMSKSAGGSPRTTSNSTSNKGGQSSTLSSQQAKNSPSMSAQKSSPVGGRNIPSILGHPHNSTSSSSSVTKSQMQQQPQLPKHALQQAQMMYNSSYMQAQVQHSAGSTHATPASGFYLQRHRSEQQQQPQVASVTSTAGMLLCPSVSLPNATTTDPAKAVAAAAAAANSMKGGGIPSQGLIHAQFAATQSSGKTTHLVPTGFPYVHAVPTAVQVKPAEQKQPAAD, via the exons ATGGAGAGAAACAGAGAAGCTAGAAGAGTCAGTATGGCCGCTGCAAATGGCTTAGCGCCAAGAAGAAGACACAGAAGTGGCAGCCTAAGAGACTCTCCAG AGGATGATGGACCAGTAGAGTTACAAGAAACGGCAAGGTTAAGAGATCGAGGGACAGGCAAAAAAGATCGAGATCGGGATCGAGAACGAGACCGTGACCGTGACCGAGAGCGTGAAAGAGACAGAGATCGGATGATGAGCAGTAGAGGGAAGAGAAGGAGAGGAGACAGATTGATACACGGAAGTAATAGAGAAGATGGAGGAAATGATGATAGTTCGGAAGAGAGTGTaaatgatgatgaagaagacgATGACGACGACGATGGAGGCGTAGGTGTAGGCGTAAGTAGTGCTATGAGAACACTACCGCCGAATCCTTCCtctctatcttcttcttcttctttatctcTATCTAATCATCATCACCATCGTAAAAGCTTCCCTCCGCCGGCTAAAGTTTTTAGACCGTCGCAGCAGCCGGTAACAACTACGACAGCAACAACAACACCATGGAAAGCACCTGATGAAATGATTGGTGTGTCGGTTCCTAGAAAAGCTCGGTCAG CATCTACAAAGAGGTCACACGAATGGGCATCGAGTTGTGGAGTTGGCGGTGGTGGTGAGCAAATTCACCGACAAGCATCAACGTCACCGGTGAGATCAAGTGGACCAGCGATGTTAGCTTCAGCATCTGCTTCTCCTGCTCCGGTTTCACCCCCTTCTTCTTGTAATGCTTcagtgaagaagaagatg AAGCCTAACGGACCGAAGCAGAGACCGCCTAAATCATCTCCTAAGTTTACTACTACTTCTACTTCTAACCAAGAGGAGATTGAGATCGAGATTGCTGAGGTTTTATATGGATTGATGAGACAGCCTCAAGGACCTTCGAAGCAAGAAGCTaataatgatttaatgaaGTTTGATTCGAGAGATTTGAGCAAcagtaatagtaataataataaagccACTGGTGATGCTAAATCCAGAGTTTCATCACCGATCTCTAACGCACCCGCTACTATACCTCAGACTTCTTCAATTCCTCCTCCTACTAATTCTAGCTCATCCGCCACACCCATGTCTGCAATCG CTCCAAAGAGGAAAAGACCGAGACCTGTCAAGTATGAGGAAGAGAATCCATCGGTTTATCCAGTAAGAAACAATCCCATCTCATCTACAATCAAAGGCGATACCGATCAGCCTGCAAAAGTCGAAACTTGTTCTCCCAATTTGGAGAAGACTTCAGGATCCGCAGTTGAAAATGGCGTGGTTCAACACGATGTCATGGCCAATCCAGCTTCTGTTTCGGTGTCGACTGAGCAACAGCCGGGGCTGGTAAAGTCTGAGAATAATatgttatcagattcaaaGACTTTGATGCAAGAATCAGAGAGTATAAGAGATTTGGTTTTGAGCAAAGAAGAGCCTCGGTCTCCAAAGAAGGAATCTCCACCTGCTATTGCCAATCTTAGATTGGATGATGATCGTGAGAAAGGGACAATTGCTAAAGC AAATTCAACTGTTTCTGAGATTGAAACCCAGCGAGAAGACAACTTCCAGATAGATCTGATG GCTCCACCTCCATCAAGATCATCTCCAGAAAGGGACAGTGAGATTGATTTTGTGACTCCAGATCCTAAACCGGTAGTCACAGATGTGGAAATG GAAAGGAAGCCGACGGTCAAAGATGATGATAAGGCTGTGAAAATTGCAAAAGATGTGAATGTAGCAGAGCCGGAAGAGAAAAAGGCAAAAGGCACATCTGAAGAAATTGAATCCCAGAAGCCAGTTGCTAACCATAATAAAGAAAGGAACATTGATCTGCAACTTGATCTAGAGAAATCTGATAGAGATAGTGGCGCTGTTACTGGAAGTGGTAACAAGGTGCATCAGCATGTCAACAAGCAACTCCAGCAGCAACCAAGTGCTGAAAAACCTG CTCAATCAAATTCTCTGCCTATGCCCATGTCTATGGCTAGCTGGCCTGGTGGGCTTCCTCACATGGG ATATATGGCACCTCTTCAAGGAGTTGTATCAATGGATGCAAGCACTGTACCTTCTGCAGCTATACAG CCTCCACATCTACTTTTTAGCCAACCAAGGCCAAAGAGGTGTGCAACCCATTGCTACATTGCACGGAACATTCATTATCACCAGCAATTTACAAGGATGAATCCCTTCTGGCCAGCTGCAGCTGGTTCTGCTTTACAATTCGGGGCGAAGCCCTGCAATGTGAATGTGGTGCCTTCCACAGATCTGCATGCTGGTAGGGCTGTGAACTCTGCGCAAGACAAGGGTCCGGGTTTAGCCATATTTTCTGGCCACAGCGTGAAGGAAAAGAGCTCTCAAGCTGCCAACATTGTAGATGCTGCACAAAGAAAGCAGATTTTGCTTCAGCAGCCTCTACCTCCTGGAGCACCTAGTAATATTTTG CATGGTCCTGCATTCATCTTCCCTTTGAATCAACAACaggctgctgctgctgctgctgcttctGTCCGACCTGGTAATGTAAAGTCCCCTCCTGTTCCAGGTAGTGCAGCTTCATCAAACACCTCTAATTCTGCCTCACTGAGTGCTTCAACAACAGCAGTAGCTGGTGCTACAGCAATGAGCTTCAACTACCCAAATATGCCAGGCAGTGAGACCCAGTACTTAGCAATTCTGCAGAACAGTGCATACCCAATTCCAATTCCTGCACATGTAGGAGCAACACCAACTTATAGAGGGGCCCCTCCTCAGGCAATGCCATTCTTCAATGGTTCTTTTTATTCTTCGCAAATGATCCATCCTCAACAGCTTCAACAACAGCAGCCGCCAACCCCCCTCTCTCAACAAGGCCAACAGAGTCACCAGAACCCAAGTATTTCTAGTGGTTCCTCTTCATCCCAGAAACATTTGCAGAATCAGCAACAAAGGTCACATGGCAGTGGCATAAATGGTGGTGGTGGAAATCTGCAAGGCTTTCCTACTTCAAAAAACCAGCCATCGCAGACACTGCAGCTTCAGCCGAGGCAGCAAATGCAGAACCAGAATGTACCTCATCAAGCTCGCCAGATTGAGAGTGAATTAGGTGAAGATAGCCCTTCTACTGCTGATAGTCGCATCTCTCGAGCGAACATGAGTATTTATGGTCAGAATTTTGCAATGCCCATACATCCACAAAACTTTGCTTTGATGACTCCACCAACAATGGGTGGTGCAGCTACTGCAAGTGGCAATCCTGGTGAAAAGAAACAGCAGCAATCACAATCACAGGGATCAAAGGTTGGGGTTGAACCTTCTCAGGCTTTTGCCATGTCATTTGCCCCCATTAATGGAGCCACAGCTGCTCCTGGCCTCGATATTTCATCAATTGCCCAGAATCATGCTATTCTCCAAAGTCTTCCTGAAGCTGCAAGGCAGGGGTATCACTTCATGGCCGCTGCAGTTGCCCAAGCAGCTCAGCAGAAGAAGAATCACCGGGTTTCAGAAGAAGGGAAAACTGGAGGAAATGATGGTCTGCATGCAGAAGATGATAGGAAGACCATGTCGGGAGTCAAGGTACATGCAACGGCTGGGCAGTCAATTGCTTTTTCTCGGCCAGATTTAACGGAGACTTCTGTTTTGACGATGCCGAGTAACACTGTGATTGACAGCTCTGTACGACCTCTGAATCTAGTGTCCACTCCTGGTCGGGCCAGTGGTTCAGTGATGTCAGCCTCTATCAGCACTGTAAATGCTTCTAGCGTGCAGCAGCAAGTGCAGCGGaatcagcagcagcagcatcaACAGCAGATGATTCAACTTCAAAAACAACATCAGTATGCAGCTGCAGCCGCTGCTTCTGCTCGAAGCAAAACACCGGCTACGAGTAATGGAAGTGTGTATCCAGAACACATTCCTTCATCTTCATCAATGGCTGCCAAGTTCCCTAATGCACTCTCAGGATTTCCTTCAAATCTTGTGCAAAGCAGCAGTAGTCCGGCTCAGTCTCCACAGTGGAAGAATTCTGTTAGGACCAATACTTCCCAAGCTCCTTCCTCGTCTCTTTCCTCCACTTCAACATCCCTTAAAAACCTATCCCAACAGCAAGGACGTACACAACAAGGCCATACACAGATATCTTTTGCAGCCAACCCAAAACCATCAGCCACAACGCAAGGGCAGCCAACTCCTAGCAGTAACCAATCAACATCTCCTCCAGTGGTAGTTGGTTCTCCAACAACTTCAATGTCTAAGAGTGCTGGTGGGAGCCCAAGGACGACATCCAATTCCACTAGTAACAAAGGTGGGCAATCATCCACGCTATCATCTCAGCAAGCCAAGAATTCCCCTTCAATGTCTGCACAGAAATCATCTCCAGTTGGCGGGAGAAATATTCCTTCCATTCTTGGCCATCCCCATAACTCTACCTCTTCGTCTAGCTCGGTTACCAAGTCTCAGATGCAACAGCAGCCGCAGCTACCAAAGCATGCACTGCAGCAAGCACAGATGATGTACAACAGTAGTTATATGCAAGCCCAAGTTCAGCACTCTGCAGGTTCAACACATGCAACACCAGCAAGCGGGTTTTATCTCCAAAGACATCGTAGTGAACAGCAGCAGCAACCACAAGTTGCATCGGTGACCTCCACGGCCGGGATGTTGTTATGCCCTTCTGTGTCACTTCCCAATGCCACCACTACTGATCCTGCAAAGGCagttgctgctgctgcagcAGCTGCGAACAGTATGAAAGGTGGCGGCATACCTTCGCAGGGACTTATTCATGCTCAGTTTGCTGCTACCCAGTCTTCTGGCAAGACTACACATCTTGTACCTACTGGCTTCCCATATGTTCATGCTGTTCCCACTGCTGTTCAGGTGAAGCCAGCAGAGCAGAAACAACCTGCTGCAGATTAG